Proteins encoded together in one Pantoea sp. CCBC3-3-1 window:
- a CDS encoding CpaF family protein — MNTQYDELVRTMRTTVLPLLDLDTVERLMDDRPALVNEIAQMIQQVSIETNRYLPSEVMQTLAGAMADEITGVGPLRELMEDNSISDILVNGPDNIFIETGGKLVKTTRRFIDNAQLTEIAKRLVSRVGRRIDDSQPLVDARMSDGSRLNVVINPVALDGTAISIRKFSKVSRTFADLVAWGAMDERMANFLSIAAKCQVNIVISGGTGSGKTTLLNALSLYINEDERVITLEDAAELKLQQPHVVRLETRMAGVENSGQVTMRDLMINTLRMRPDRIIVGECRGGETFEMLQAMNTGHDGSMTTLHANSPRDALARMENMVMMANLSLPIESIRRNICSAVNLIVQVSRLYDGSRKITHISEIMGMEGETIVLQDIFTCEVEPAAEGARVKGTFVSAGLSTRSVVYRKAREHACEGYLNTIFS, encoded by the coding sequence ATGAATACGCAGTATGATGAATTAGTGCGGACAATGCGTACGACCGTATTGCCGCTTCTCGACCTGGACACTGTCGAGCGGCTGATGGACGACCGGCCGGCGCTGGTAAATGAAATTGCACAGATGATCCAGCAGGTGAGTATTGAAACCAACCGCTATCTGCCTTCTGAAGTGATGCAGACGCTGGCGGGCGCCATGGCAGATGAAATCACCGGGGTTGGGCCGCTGCGTGAGCTGATGGAGGACAACAGCATCAGCGATATCCTGGTTAACGGGCCGGACAATATTTTTATCGAAACGGGCGGCAAGCTGGTTAAAACCACCAGGCGCTTTATCGATAACGCGCAGCTTACCGAAATCGCCAAAAGACTGGTTAGCCGGGTAGGGCGTCGCATTGATGATTCGCAGCCGCTGGTTGATGCCCGCATGAGCGACGGCAGTCGACTTAATGTGGTGATCAATCCTGTGGCGCTGGATGGTACCGCAATTTCCATTCGTAAATTTAGCAAGGTGTCGCGTACCTTTGCCGATTTGGTCGCCTGGGGTGCCATGGACGAGCGCATGGCTAACTTTCTCTCCATTGCCGCTAAATGTCAGGTCAATATCGTGATCTCTGGCGGGACCGGCTCCGGTAAAACCACGCTGCTGAACGCGCTTTCCCTCTACATCAATGAGGATGAACGTGTCATCACGCTGGAAGATGCGGCAGAGCTTAAATTGCAGCAGCCCCATGTGGTTCGCCTGGAAACGCGGATGGCCGGCGTGGAAAACAGCGGCCAGGTCACCATGCGGGATCTGATGATCAACACGCTGCGTATGCGTCCCGACCGCATTATCGTTGGCGAGTGTCGCGGCGGCGAAACCTTTGAGATGCTGCAGGCGATGAACACCGGGCACGACGGCTCAATGACCACGCTGCACGCTAACTCCCCGCGAGACGCGCTGGCACGTATGGAAAATATGGTCATGATGGCTAACCTCAGCCTGCCCATTGAATCGATCCGCCGCAATATCTGTTCGGCGGTGAATCTGATTGTTCAGGTCTCTCGCCTGTATGACGGTTCGCGAAAAATCACGCATATCAGCGAGATTATGGGCATGGAGGGCGAAACGATCGTTTTGCAGGATATTTTTACCTGTGAAGTCGAACCGGCGGCAGAAGGAGCACGGGTGAAAGGCACATTTGTTAGCGCGGGATTATCAACGCGCTCGGTGGTTTATCGTAAAGCCCGGGAGCACGCGTGCGAAGGCTATCTCAACACCATTTTTAGCTGA
- a CDS encoding type II and III secretion system protein family protein, which yields MEKPKLTSGMGLFILLLLFVLYDGKAHAETIYLQKGAARTLKLNDVVDTVFTSSPEVVDYQVISDREVVVYALGNGRGEILLVQGGHTRSISVMVDPLIGQLNQTVREHFPGSNIELRKVGDGYILSGTVTDEESRDAIHQLVGESLGLEREVTKTQLEINDKTVADLKHMDYVSFRKLQNHLTLPLANQVNVKITLVEINKTYSDSLGIDWSAATQIGDFVLNQFKFDASSLVTAIHAVGNEALARVLAEPNLSVLSGETADFLVGGEVPVITRSQNGTEVTYKEFGIKMFVAAKVESSQKVRLTLGQEVSLVNGEILSIPILKSRKARTTIELADGESFVLGGLLSETERESLSKVPFIGDVPILGALFRNTSSTKERTELIMVATVNLVRPISPRNVLYPSVNRSSLLERFFNVNVLQKERSRREVRMFMEQSGFIQ from the coding sequence ATGGAAAAACCTAAATTAACGTCTGGCATGGGGCTGTTTATTCTGCTGCTGCTATTCGTATTGTATGACGGTAAAGCCCATGCAGAAACGATTTATCTGCAAAAGGGGGCGGCGAGAACCCTCAAGCTGAACGACGTCGTTGATACGGTTTTCACCTCAAGTCCTGAGGTCGTGGATTATCAGGTAATCAGCGATCGCGAAGTGGTGGTATACGCTTTGGGCAACGGGCGCGGCGAGATTTTGCTGGTACAGGGCGGGCATACCCGCAGCATCAGCGTGATGGTCGATCCGCTCATTGGTCAGCTAAATCAGACGGTACGGGAGCATTTTCCCGGCAGCAACATTGAGCTACGAAAAGTGGGCGATGGCTATATTCTTTCCGGCACCGTGACGGACGAAGAAAGTCGGGATGCAATCCATCAGCTGGTCGGGGAATCGCTCGGGCTGGAGCGAGAAGTGACCAAAACCCAGCTGGAGATCAACGATAAAACGGTCGCCGATTTAAAGCACATGGATTATGTCAGCTTCAGAAAATTACAAAACCATCTTACGCTGCCGCTGGCGAACCAGGTCAATGTAAAAATCACCCTGGTGGAGATCAATAAAACCTATTCCGACAGTCTGGGTATTGACTGGAGCGCTGCCACGCAAATTGGCGATTTCGTGCTGAACCAGTTTAAGTTTGATGCCAGTAGCCTGGTAACGGCCATCCATGCGGTGGGAAATGAAGCCCTGGCGCGGGTACTTGCCGAGCCGAATCTTTCGGTGCTGTCTGGCGAGACGGCGGATTTTTTGGTTGGCGGGGAAGTACCTGTTATTACCCGTTCTCAAAACGGTACCGAAGTCACCTATAAAGAGTTCGGCATTAAAATGTTTGTTGCTGCAAAGGTTGAAAGCAGCCAGAAGGTCAGGTTAACGCTGGGACAAGAGGTGAGCCTGGTTAATGGTGAGATTCTTTCAATCCCCATACTGAAATCGCGAAAAGCCAGAACGACCATTGAACTTGCCGATGGTGAAAGTTTCGTGTTGGGCGGTTTATTGAGTGAAACAGAAAGAGAATCGTTATCAAAAGTGCCGTTTATTGGTGATGTCCCCATTCTTGGAGCACTGTTTCGCAATACCTCGTCAACGAAGGAACGGACAGAATTAATTATGGTGGCCACCGTGAATCTGGTCAGGCCAATATCTCCCCGCAACGTGCTCTATCCGTCGGTAAATCGCAGCAGCCTGCTGGAGCGTTTTTTTAACGTGAATGTATTACAAAAGGAAAGATCGCGACGCGAAGTTCGAATGTTTATGGAACAAAGCGGTTTTATTCAATAG
- a CDS encoding prepilin peptidase, with product MMCGLYLLLLILFFHVCYSDIRYRKIRNTTTLLISCLSLAIGCLTPGGIFIIPALLVFTAGFLLSVIGVLGAGDVKLLAGLSLSLGSDDVILLLLLTALAGLPVALATVIGRYVKSSGQRGVPYGVAIVSGYTATVVLTRSAL from the coding sequence ATGATGTGCGGCCTTTATTTACTCCTTTTAATTCTGTTTTTCCATGTTTGCTACAGTGATATCCGCTATCGGAAGATAAGAAATACCACCACGCTACTTATCAGTTGTTTATCGCTGGCGATTGGCTGCCTTACGCCAGGCGGGATTTTTATTATTCCTGCGCTACTGGTTTTTACGGCGGGTTTCTTATTAAGCGTTATCGGCGTACTCGGTGCCGGAGACGTAAAACTCCTGGCCGGCCTGTCCCTTTCACTGGGGAGTGATGATGTCATATTGCTGCTGTTATTAACGGCGCTGGCAGGTTTACCCGTTGCGCTCGCCACGGTGATCGGTCGCTATGTTAAATCATCTGGTCAACGTGGCGTCCCATACGGCGTGGCCATTGTTAGCGGCTATACGGCAACGGTTGTCTTGACGAGGTCAGCATTATGA
- a CDS encoding Flp family type IVb pilin, giving the protein MNGIVLSSSVMIYNGLQTIGNKLHDFIRKQDGVTAIEYAVIAVAISGLLMAIFKDDNSSFIGVLKAKFNLISDNVKGTVN; this is encoded by the coding sequence ATGAACGGTATCGTACTGAGCAGTTCGGTAATGATTTACAACGGATTGCAGACTATAGGTAATAAACTGCACGATTTCATACGCAAACAGGATGGCGTTACCGCCATTGAATATGCCGTTATAGCTGTCGCTATCAGCGGATTATTGATGGCGATTTTTAAGGATGATAACAGTTCTTTTATCGGCGTGCTTAAAGCAAAATTCAACCTTATTAGTGATAACGTTAAAGGCACGGTTAACTAA
- a CDS encoding GntR family transcriptional regulator, translating to MIVVEKIKDVHIRRTLVENVISMIFRGMINDGDYLPSIRNMSERYHISRNSVVSAYKELESLGFIEGRERRCYRVVSKRQMQPENLSGRPASGSEKIKNSASLPGPDLMALANRITFNNNASLPLHFMRKYFNDIAMEPGGKRPDNNQRLNHNLTRYVKITRGCLIDTENALVMQSQQQALMLIAHYGKQQAARPSIVLEDPVSPAVFQLFSGLGYEIIRVSVGKEGMDTASLPERHVDFIYTSPANQFPTGAKMSVAHRKRLLQWSLRNNVLVIEDDACFMLGFGENIIPPLCEFYPAANIIYLYSLNEFIGNSINLSLLSLPLSLVTAFKQLHPLFTSPVPVAMYHLVNSFLESPHLLKYLSATLKTRQNRYELAVSGLRKVGGDIDCWGLMHAGYFSFSCGNALLPGMLKAQNFIPLTLFCHTSPLWQTNRYIYATGSLSTADIKAINKRLASLQKSRLIAEFDEEE from the coding sequence ATGATTGTAGTGGAAAAAATCAAGGACGTTCATATCAGAAGAACATTAGTGGAAAACGTTATTAGCATGATATTTCGCGGCATGATCAATGATGGCGATTATCTGCCGTCCATTCGAAATATGAGCGAGCGCTACCATATTTCTCGCAATAGCGTTGTTTCTGCTTATAAAGAACTGGAGAGTTTGGGATTTATTGAAGGCCGTGAAAGGCGCTGTTATCGCGTGGTCAGCAAGCGACAAATGCAACCTGAAAACCTTTCAGGCCGTCCGGCCAGTGGAAGTGAGAAAATAAAAAATTCTGCATCTTTACCCGGCCCTGATCTTATGGCGTTAGCCAATCGTATTACTTTTAACAATAACGCCAGCCTGCCACTGCATTTTATGCGTAAATATTTTAATGACATCGCCATGGAGCCTGGCGGGAAGCGGCCAGATAACAACCAGCGGCTTAATCATAATCTGACCCGCTATGTGAAGATAACCCGAGGCTGTCTCATTGATACTGAAAACGCCCTGGTGATGCAAAGTCAGCAGCAAGCATTAATGCTGATTGCTCATTATGGAAAACAACAGGCTGCGCGACCGAGTATTGTTTTGGAAGACCCCGTCTCTCCCGCTGTGTTCCAGCTCTTTTCCGGCTTGGGTTATGAAATTATCAGGGTCAGCGTTGGTAAGGAGGGAATGGATACCGCATCGTTACCTGAACGTCACGTAGATTTTATTTATACTTCCCCAGCAAATCAGTTTCCGACGGGCGCAAAAATGAGCGTCGCTCATCGTAAGCGGCTCCTGCAATGGAGCCTGCGTAACAACGTGCTGGTGATAGAAGATGACGCCTGCTTTATGTTGGGATTTGGCGAGAATATCATTCCACCGCTTTGTGAATTTTATCCGGCAGCTAATATTATTTATCTCTATAGCCTGAATGAATTTATTGGTAACAGTATTAACCTTAGCCTGTTATCGCTGCCGCTTTCTCTGGTTACCGCGTTTAAACAGCTTCATCCCCTGTTCACCAGCCCGGTTCCTGTGGCGATGTATCACCTCGTTAACAGTTTTTTGGAATCCCCCCACCTGCTTAAATATTTATCCGCCACGTTAAAAACCCGGCAGAATAGATATGAACTTGCCGTTAGCGGGCTGCGAAAAGTGGGTGGCGATATCGACTGTTGGGGATTGATGCACGCTGGTTATTTCAGCTTTTCCTGCGGCAATGCGCTTTTACCCGGGATGTTAAAAGCGCAGAATTTTATCCCTTTAACGCTGTTTTGCCATACCTCGCCGCTATGGCAAACCAACCGCTATATTTATGCAACAGGATCGCTTTCCACGGCTGATATTAAGGCAATTAATAAGAGGCTGGCATCACTTCAGAAAAGCAGGTTGATAGCAGAATTCGATGAGGAAGAATGA
- the queE gene encoding 7-carboxy-7-deazaguanine synthase QueE — protein sequence MQYPINEMFQTLQGEGFYTGVPAIFIRLQGCPVGCSWCDTKHTWDKLADRETSLGDILIKTVETDAWGAADAQALLAVISQYGWTAKHVVITGGEPCIHDLTPLTQTLEQHGFSCQIETSGTHTVLCSDDTWVTVSPKVNMRGGYDVLNQALVRADEVKHPVARQRDVDALDALLVTLNDDKSRIVALQPISQKDEATKLCIETCIARNWRLSMQTHKYLNIA from the coding sequence ATGCAGTACCCGATTAATGAGATGTTCCAGACGTTGCAGGGCGAAGGGTTTTATACCGGTGTTCCTGCAATTTTTATCCGCCTGCAAGGATGCCCGGTGGGCTGCAGCTGGTGTGACACCAAACACACCTGGGATAAGCTGGCCGATCGGGAAACTTCGCTCGGCGATATCCTTATCAAGACAGTGGAAACCGATGCCTGGGGCGCGGCCGATGCACAGGCTTTGCTGGCGGTAATCAGCCAGTATGGCTGGACCGCAAAGCATGTGGTTATCACCGGTGGTGAGCCTTGTATCCACGATCTGACGCCGCTAACGCAGACGCTGGAGCAGCACGGTTTCAGCTGCCAGATCGAAACCAGCGGCACGCACACAGTGCTGTGCAGTGACGATACCTGGGTAACGGTTTCGCCAAAGGTAAATATGCGCGGTGGCTATGACGTGCTGAATCAGGCGCTGGTGCGTGCCGATGAGGTGAAGCATCCGGTTGCCCGTCAGCGCGATGTGGATGCGCTGGATGCGCTGCTGGTAACGCTTAACGATGACAAAAGCCGCATCGTGGCGCTACAGCCGATCAGCCAGAAAGACGAAGCGACAAAGCTGTGCATTGAAACCTGCATTGCGCGTAACTGGCGTCTTTCCATGCAGACGCACAAATATCTCAATATCGCCTGA
- the eno gene encoding phosphopyruvate hydratase: MSKIVKVIGREIIDSRGNPTVEAEVHLEGGFVGMAAAPSGASTGSREALELRDGDKSRFLGKGVTKAVAAVNGPIADAVTGKDAKDQANIDKVMIDLDGTENKSKFGANAILAVSLAAAKAAAAAKGMPLYEHIAELNGTPGKFSMPLPMMNIINGGEHADNNVDIQEFMIQPVGAKTLKEAIRMGSEVFHTLAKVLKSKGMGTAVGDEGGYAPNLGSNAEALAVIAEAVKAAGYELGKDITLAMDCAASEFYKDGKYVLAGEGNKAFTSEEFTHFLEDLTKQYPIVSIEDGLDESDWNGFAYQTKVLGDKIQLVGDDLFVTNTKILKEGIDKGIANSILIKFNQIGSLTETLAAIKMAKDAGYTAVISHRSGETEDATIADLAVGTAAGQIKTGSMSRSDRVAKYNQLIRIEEALGSRAPFNGLKEVKGQ, from the coding sequence ATGTCCAAAATCGTTAAAGTCATCGGTCGCGAAATCATCGACTCTCGTGGCAACCCGACCGTTGAAGCAGAAGTGCATCTGGAAGGCGGTTTTGTCGGTATGGCAGCGGCTCCATCAGGCGCTTCTACCGGTTCCCGTGAAGCGCTGGAACTGCGTGACGGTGACAAATCTCGTTTCCTGGGTAAAGGCGTGACGAAAGCCGTTGCTGCGGTAAACGGCCCAATCGCGGACGCGGTAACCGGTAAAGATGCAAAAGACCAGGCAAACATCGACAAGGTCATGATCGACCTCGACGGTACTGAGAACAAATCCAAGTTCGGCGCAAACGCCATCCTGGCCGTTTCTCTGGCAGCAGCGAAAGCAGCAGCCGCCGCAAAAGGCATGCCGCTGTACGAGCATATCGCTGAGCTGAACGGCACCCCAGGTAAATTCTCTATGCCACTGCCAATGATGAACATCATCAACGGTGGCGAGCATGCCGACAACAACGTCGACATCCAGGAATTCATGATCCAGCCAGTGGGCGCAAAAACCCTGAAAGAAGCCATCCGTATGGGTTCTGAAGTGTTCCACACCCTGGCAAAAGTGCTGAAGTCGAAAGGCATGGGCACGGCTGTAGGTGACGAAGGCGGCTACGCGCCAAACCTGGGCTCTAACGCCGAAGCGCTGGCCGTTATCGCTGAAGCGGTAAAAGCAGCAGGCTACGAGCTGGGCAAAGACATCACGCTGGCGATGGACTGCGCGGCTTCTGAATTCTACAAAGACGGCAAATACGTGCTGGCTGGCGAAGGCAACAAAGCCTTTACCTCTGAAGAGTTCACCCACTTCCTGGAAGACCTGACTAAACAGTACCCAATCGTTTCTATCGAAGACGGTCTGGACGAGTCTGACTGGAACGGCTTCGCTTACCAGACTAAAGTGCTGGGCGACAAAATTCAGCTGGTGGGCGACGACCTGTTCGTGACCAACACTAAAATCCTGAAAGAAGGTATCGATAAAGGTATCGCTAACTCCATTCTGATCAAATTCAACCAGATCGGTTCTCTGACCGAAACTCTGGCTGCGATCAAAATGGCGAAAGATGCTGGCTACACCGCCGTTATCTCTCACCGTTCAGGCGAAACTGAAGATGCAACTATCGCCGACCTGGCGGTAGGTACAGCCGCAGGCCAGATCAAAACCGGTTCTATGAGCCGTTCTGACCGTGTTGCTAAGTACAACCAGCTTATCCGTATTGAAGAAGCGCTGGGCAGCCGTGCGCCATTCAACGGCCTGAAAGAAGTTAAAGGCCAGTAA
- the pyrG gene encoding glutamine hydrolyzing CTP synthase, whose translation MTTNYIFVTGGVVSSLGKGIAAASLAAILEARGLNVTIMKLDPYINVDPGTMSPTQHGEVFVTDDGAETDLDLGHYERFIRTKMSRRNNFTTGRIYSEVLRKERRGDYLGATIQVIPHITNAIKERIIEGGEGHDVVLVEIGGTVGDIESLPFLEAIRQMAVDVGREHTMYMHLTLVPYMAAAGEVKTKPTQHSVKELLSIGIQPDVLICRSDRAVPANERAKIALFCNVPEKAVISLKDVDSIYKIPGMLKSQGLDDYICKRFNLNAPEANLSEWEQVIYEEANPGGEVTIGMVGKYVELPDAYKSVIEALKHGGLKNRVTVNIKLIDSQDVESRGVELLKDLDAILIPGGFGYRGVEGKLMTARYARENNIPYLGICLGMQVALMEFARNVAGMADANSTEFVPDCKYPVVALITEWRDEDGNVEVRSEQSDLGGTMRLGSQQCQLTPGSLVEQLYGSDTIVERHRHRYEVNNMLLKQIEAAGLRVAGRSGDDQLVEIIELPEHPWYVACQFHPEFTSTPRDGHPLFAGFVKAASEHQKRLAK comes from the coding sequence ATGACAACGAACTATATTTTTGTGACCGGCGGGGTCGTATCCTCTCTGGGTAAAGGCATTGCCGCAGCCTCCCTGGCCGCCATTCTTGAAGCACGTGGTCTGAATGTGACCATCATGAAGCTGGACCCGTACATCAACGTGGATCCGGGTACCATGAGTCCTACCCAACACGGCGAAGTGTTCGTCACCGATGACGGCGCGGAAACCGATCTGGATCTGGGCCACTACGAGCGCTTCATCCGTACCAAAATGAGCCGTCGTAATAACTTCACGACGGGTCGTATCTACTCGGAAGTGCTGCGCAAAGAGCGTCGTGGCGACTATCTGGGCGCGACTATTCAGGTAATCCCGCACATTACCAACGCCATCAAAGAGCGCATCATCGAAGGCGGTGAAGGCCATGATGTGGTGCTGGTTGAAATCGGCGGCACCGTCGGCGATATCGAATCTCTGCCGTTCCTTGAAGCCATTCGCCAGATGGCCGTCGATGTCGGTCGCGAGCACACCATGTATATGCACCTGACGCTGGTGCCGTATATGGCAGCGGCAGGTGAAGTCAAAACCAAACCCACTCAGCATTCCGTTAAAGAGCTGCTTTCTATCGGCATCCAGCCTGATGTGCTGATCTGCCGTTCGGATCGCGCGGTTCCGGCAAACGAACGTGCGAAGATCGCGCTGTTCTGTAACGTGCCGGAAAAAGCGGTTATCTCCCTGAAAGATGTTGATTCAATTTATAAAATCCCTGGCATGTTGAAATCACAAGGCCTGGATGATTATATTTGTAAGCGTTTCAACCTGAACGCGCCGGAAGCGAACCTGTCCGAATGGGAACAGGTCATTTATGAAGAAGCAAATCCGGGCGGCGAAGTGACTATCGGTATGGTCGGCAAATATGTCGAACTGCCGGACGCCTACAAATCAGTGATTGAAGCGTTGAAACACGGCGGCCTGAAAAACCGTGTCACCGTGAACATCAAGCTGATTGACTCGCAGGATGTCGAAAGCCGTGGCGTTGAGCTGCTGAAAGATCTGGATGCTATCCTTATTCCTGGCGGCTTCGGCTACCGTGGCGTTGAAGGGAAGTTGATGACCGCGCGTTATGCGCGCGAAAACAACATTCCTTACCTCGGCATTTGCCTGGGCATGCAGGTTGCGCTGATGGAGTTTGCTCGTAACGTCGCCGGTATGGCGGACGCGAACTCAACGGAATTTGTGCCGGACTGTAAATACCCGGTTGTGGCGCTGATTACCGAATGGCGTGATGAAGATGGCAACGTGGAAGTGCGTTCCGAGCAGAGCGATCTGGGCGGCACGATGCGTCTGGGTAGCCAGCAGTGTCAGCTGACGCCGGGCAGCCTGGTCGAGCAGCTGTACGGCTCCGATACCATCGTTGAACGTCATCGCCACCGTTACGAAGTTAACAACATGCTGTTGAAGCAGATTGAAGCGGCTGGATTGCGTGTAGCGGGCCGTTCAGGCGACGATCAGCTGGTAGAGATCATCGAGCTTCCTGAGCATCCGTGGTATGTCGCCTGTCAGTTCCATCCGGAATTTACATCTACACCACGTGACGGTCATCCTCTGTTTGCCGGCTTCGTTAAAGCCGCCAGCGAGCATCAAAAGCGTTTGGCAAAATAA
- a CDS encoding TetR/AcrR family transcriptional regulator produces the protein MDDAVNKAVTRRGRPKASNETERRQRILAAAMQIFIETGFKAATTAGIAARAKVSKRTLYEAFTDKKALFAAVVHQHRHLILDLPRPGGEDLSVMATLYHIFRLDSNEELSRSRETLLNLIVRESVLMPELADYLYEHEIVRSRERLIEWLESENQRGRIAIEDLALYAGMLMDIVFGALLPRRKPQNATERSLGIEHIKQRLQIVMQGVLRSVNECPASTD, from the coding sequence ATGGACGACGCCGTTAATAAAGCTGTCACCAGGCGGGGGCGGCCCAAAGCATCGAACGAAACCGAACGTCGCCAGCGTATTCTTGCGGCGGCCATGCAAATTTTTATTGAAACGGGTTTTAAGGCAGCGACAACGGCTGGCATTGCCGCCAGGGCTAAAGTTTCTAAGCGGACGCTTTATGAAGCGTTTACGGATAAAAAGGCGTTGTTTGCGGCCGTAGTGCATCAACATCGCCATTTGATCCTCGATCTTCCGCGTCCTGGCGGGGAAGACCTTTCGGTGATGGCCACGCTGTATCATATTTTCAGGCTCGACAGCAATGAGGAGCTGTCCCGGTCGCGTGAGACTTTGCTCAACCTTATTGTCAGGGAATCCGTGCTAATGCCTGAGCTTGCTGATTATCTCTATGAGCATGAAATTGTTCGTTCACGTGAGAGGCTGATTGAGTGGCTGGAAAGCGAAAACCAGCGAGGAAGAATAGCCATTGAGGATCTGGCATTGTATGCAGGCATGCTGATGGACATCGTTTTTGGCGCGCTGTTGCCCCGCAGAAAACCCCAAAATGCCACGGAAAGATCGCTGGGTATTGAGCATATAAAACAACGGTTGCAGATTGTGATGCAGGGTGTTTTACGCAGCGTTAATGAGTGCCCGGCATCGACAGACTAA
- a CDS encoding O-methyltransferase, with the protein MSEHNVKNIQRSPISDPRVNAVITVLNNARSRPSGKSLEGVSRFDAESFADYGFSIHPEQGDLIYLLCRGMKATRVVDFATSIGMSALYFAAAMRDNGGGQVIGAELVASKAAVARKNLAEAGLAEFADIRVGDARETLRDVGGPIDFALIDGWPQAEGPTLARQMIELLAPQLRVGGYVLNDNAEPDFLDYIRDPQNGFISVTLPIKRGTELALKIR; encoded by the coding sequence ATGTCTGAACATAATGTGAAAAACATCCAGCGCAGTCCCATTAGCGATCCTCGAGTAAATGCTGTTATTACCGTTCTGAACAATGCCCGGAGCCGACCGTCAGGTAAATCGCTGGAAGGCGTCTCGCGATTTGATGCCGAAAGCTTTGCTGATTATGGTTTTTCCATACATCCTGAACAGGGCGATCTCATCTATCTGCTGTGTCGGGGAATGAAAGCGACTCGGGTAGTCGACTTTGCCACCTCCATCGGTATGTCAGCGCTTTATTTTGCTGCTGCAATGCGAGATAACGGCGGTGGCCAGGTCATTGGTGCAGAGCTGGTTGCCTCAAAAGCGGCAGTGGCGCGGAAAAACCTGGCCGAGGCAGGGTTGGCGGAATTTGCTGATATTCGTGTTGGTGACGCGCGTGAAACGCTGCGTGACGTTGGCGGCCCGATCGATTTTGCGCTCATTGACGGCTGGCCGCAGGCAGAAGGCCCAACGTTGGCCCGCCAGATGATTGAACTGCTTGCGCCCCAGCTGCGCGTTGGCGGTTACGTGCTGAACGATAACGCCGAACCGGATTTCCTTGATTATATTCGCGATCCGCAAAACGGCTTTATTTCCGTCACGCTACCCATTAAGCGCGGCACCGAGCTGGCGTTGAAAATTCGATAA